The genomic stretch AGATCACTAGAGCAATCGAGCTTATGGTTCAGTTCTCTCCTCATGCCCGTAGTAACTGTAAGCATGATCCGATACGGCATAAGGATATGACCACCAACGACGTCAAAACAAAAGGACGTAGTGGGAGTGTAGTAAACGACTGAGTCCAACCATTGTAAGTTGGTCACAGAAGCCTTTAGGTAGCACGGCAGAGCTCCGTTCAGAGTTGAAGTGATTGTGTCCGCGTGGTGATGTCGGTTCTATTTGAACTGCCCCAGTTTGACTTGTGATTGCTTAAAATAACACTGTTTGGGTAGTTCTATTTATAGCAGCAACCCACACTCAAGAAGCTTCCTCCGAGTCAGAGGACTGGTGCCTTGCTAAAAGCGATATCGACCACCAGAACAGTACATTAAGACTCTTAATCCGGCACAACAGTCTGTATTGACTTTCTGCATGACAAATTGGAGATTTCCCGCACTGTTTCCGTTTCGCAGATTCCTACTCCCGGTAAATGTGAAGAGCGGTCATTGGGCACTTCGAATACGACGACGATCATTCGTCTAGGATCGTTTTAGTGAGACTGCTAGTTCCGTGGGAGGAGAATTTTAAGATTGGCATATGGTGTCCGGGTCACGATGGTTATTGGATAGTGAGGAAACTGTCGCTACGAGTTTCCTCACCAAACCAGTTGGTGGAAATATCATTGGTGCGGGAATGATTGTTTTAAGGTTACTACAGTGAGCAGTTGAAATGCTTCCTGAACTCAGTCTGTACTCTCATACCACGGGTTCATTGAGAATTGACTTCAGCTACGAAATCCCACGGAAACAATCGCATGATATCTGTTCTTAGTTAAATAGTAGAGGACTGCTTTAAGGTTCCGTAGACACTGCGCTACCTGCAGCAGATCTTTTTCAATTCGTTTGCTTCCAAGATGCGATCCGCTGCAATCTTGTCGTCTATCATCTTGCTGGCTTTGAAAACCGCCTTCGCTATCCCCACGAATCTCCAAGGACGCAGTGTAACCGCATTGTCATCTTCGGAACTCTCTGGGTTCGCACCATTCACCCAATTTGCGCGAGCCGCATATTGCCCTACAAGCAAACTTCAGAACTGGTCTTGCGGAGGTAGGTACTCGAGAGAGATAATACCTACGCATATGGAATATTTCTGATTGATGTCATGTAAAGACGCATGCAAAGCGAATTCGGATTTTCAACCAACACTTGTCGGCGGAGACGGAAATGCTGTGCAAATCTGTAAGCGCTCGTCTTGTAAAATATTACGAAACAACATTCTCATCCTGATTAGTTTTTGTCGGGTTTTCACCGTCCCAAAACAGCATAATTGTGGCCCACGAAGGAACCGATCCAACCCAATTGTGAGTTTAATCACACCAGTCAATAAAAACTTCCTAAAGTTGACAATATCCTCGCAGGTTATCTGACTTAACTGATATCGACATCTTGATGGGTAATCTGGATTCGACGCTTTTCCCGGGTGTATCGTCGTCCGTACAAGTACATGAGGGTTTCCGTGATGAGCATGCAAAGACAGCCACGACAATCTTAGCTGAGGTCAAACGCTTGATGTCAGTAAAGAATACAAAGAACGTCGCTATTGTGAGTcacatatatatatcataATTACACAATGTCTCATTTTTGTCGACAGGTTGGACATTCTCTGGGAGGTGCACTTTCGGAGCTAGActcgttgttcttgacctTAAACCTTCCTTCATCTACTTCGATAAAAGCCATTACTTATGGCACTCCGCGGGTTGGAAATCCTGATTTTGCTCAACTTATTGACTCCAAGGTTCGTTTATCTTTCTGCTACTACTTGATAAATAAAGGCTGACAATATTTTCATGTCAGGTTCCTAATTTTAAAAGAATCAACAACGAAGATGGTGAGGACTTGGCCTGCAATCAAATGCTTCGGGTCATCGGACAAAGGAGTTTCCAAAGTCCAGTGCTGATATAAGAAACACAGATATTGTCCCTATAGTCCCTGGGAGATTTTTAGGGTTTGCTCACCCTCACGGGGAAGTACATATCCTTTCGCCTGGCAACGCTGTATCGTGCCCTGGTGAGTGGGGGGTACTATACGACCTTTAGAATCAACTACTCACTTCGAGGCAGGCGATGACGATGCAACTGATCCACAGTGTCAAATACAATCTGTGCCCAATGTTTTGGTAGGAAATATTCTTAATCACGTAAGTTCTTGATCGAGACGCCAGTAATATCATTTTGCTAACCAGTCATGATGTGACTGAATCAGTTGGGTCCATATGAAGGAATCAACATCGGCACAATATTTTGTACATGATTTTTCAAAGTGCCGTATCATTAAATATATCACCGCCATCTTTGTTAGAAAATTAAATCATATCAACTCCATAGTGGGCAGGTTGTGGGTCCTTGTTTGcaccatcaaaattgaaatgATGGAAGCTGGCTTCAAACTCCGATTAAACAGTTGCGTCACCGATAATATGAAAGACGCGAACGTCAGATTTCTACCAAATCCCACTGTCACTGGTTCCGTTAATCTAAGATCGACAACAGTCTCTACTCTGTGGGGTATGGTAACTGAAAAGTAGACGGTCCCTTTGCAGAGGCAACAAGAATGGGCAACACGCCATTTGCGGTCGATAGTATATCAGCTGTCGAGGCTACTAGTGACAGTATTCAAAGCCATGTATCGCAGGTCAGATCGTCTAAACGGAATAGGACGTACGCCAGCACGGCTGTAGGAAAATCGGAGGAGCTCTCAGACTTAACATCACCTCTGGAAATAATAGTAAACCACGGTCATTATCACACTCAAGGATTCTGGGCACTGTACCTACTGGGAGAGTCATCCCATATACCCCATTCCTTGCGAACAACACGTCGTGGACACATATGGACGTCAATGTCGATAGTTCATCGCGCTTGCATTCTGTATTGCCTTTTGAGTTGTGTGATCGCCTCCGCCCACCTATTCACAAATATTGTCAACCCTGCAATGCGACACGCTTGGAAAACGCGCACGTTTGACATAGCAGGTGTGTATTCTATCCAGGCTGTATCGTCACTTCAGCCCTCTGATATATACTCCAGGAAACCTGCCTGCAAGCATGGTAGTAACACAATATCTAACAAGATCCTTGGTGGTTTCAACACCGTTAGAACCTTTTGTAATCAACATACTGGACGAAACTGCATCTAATATAACCATCTGTGCATGGCTTCCGGATGTCAAGCTACACTTATTTGGGAAGTGGAGGCAAAGTTGGCCAGGTAAAGCATAATTGCACATTCCTGATTAACCCAGCTCAGCGACTACTAGGATTTGTATCTTTATTGGTTACGACAAACCACAGGgcgtcttcttcgtctcaTCAGAGACTCTTGAAAACCCTAAGACAGATGGCTTCTAAGCCATGGATGAAAGGCGTTTCTATCCACCTTCTACACATTAAAGAACACGCCGTGGGATCGCCGAACCTTTATCTCAACCTTGCTCGCCTATTTGCTTCCACGGATTGGGTTTTAATTATGCCTGGTGAGCCGGAAGGCTATATTCCTCCCAAAGTATCCGATATTATGTCTCCCGCCCCGCACCCAAGTGAATATGTGCTGGTATCCGGTAATCATTCATACCCCTTTCCAGACCTCTCGCCCCTCTTGATACACAAGACAAATGATTTTTGGTGCTCGGAACGTGTGCTAGCCACGGATTCGCGCACAAAAGATTGGAGTGAATGCCTGTGGCAATTGAACCTGGAAACAGCAGGGACGTTGAAAACCTTGAACATGTCATTGACGGTTCCAACGCCAAAGGAAGACGAGAGAGGTTCCATTTCAGAGGTATGCGTTATTGCGTTGAGCAAAGTCTGTGTTC from Psilocybe cubensis strain MGC-MH-2018 chromosome 2, whole genome shotgun sequence encodes the following:
- a CDS encoding Lipase — protein: MRSAAILSSIILLALKTAFAIPTNLQGRSVTALSSSELSGFAPFTQFARAAYCPTSKLQNWSCGDACKANSDFQPTLVGGDGNAVQIFFVGFSPSQNSIIVAHEGTDPTQLLSDLTDIDILMGNLDSTLFPGVSSSVQVHEGFRDEHAKTATTILAEVKRLMSVKNTKNVAIVGHSLGGALSELDSLFLTLNLPSSTSIKAITYGTPRVGNPDFAQLIDSKVPNFKRINNEDDIVPIVPGRFLGFAHPHGEVHILSPGNAVSCPGDDDATDPQCQIQSVPNVLVGNILNHLGPYEGINIGTIFCT